The region TAAGCAATTGATATAAATCATAATACAATATTTTTCAGCAAATGGTACGGGGATTGCGATTAGGAAGGCAGAGGGTTGGGAATTCCCCCAATCCGGGAATCGGGGGCGCCGGGCGAGCAGGAATTCCAAAGCGGCTGATGCAATCCCGAATGATGAACACACCATGGATAAATGGAGAAAGTGAAAATGACGACACCAAATTGGAGCATCGAGGGCCCGCATTTCGCCAACTGCAATTGCGATTATGGCTGCCCCTGCCAATACATGGCGCGGCCAACCGATGGCACCTGCAAGGCGGTCGTCGCCTGGCGGATCGACAAGGGGCATTTCGGGGATACCAAATTGGATGGCCTGCTGGCCCTCAGTACCTACGATTGGCCCAACGCCATTCACGAAG is a window of Candidatus Glassbacteria bacterium DNA encoding:
- a CDS encoding DUF1326 domain-containing protein, translating into MEKVKMTTPNWSIEGPHFANCNCDYGCPCQYMARPTDGTCKAVVAWRIDKGHFGDTKLDGLLALSTYDWPNAIHEGNGTMQAIIDERATPEQRDALTAIMQGEGGEPGSTMLQIYRSMCSTVHEPVFKPIELEMDIEGRTARLSVPG